In Nicotiana tabacum cultivar K326 chromosome 17, ASM71507v2, whole genome shotgun sequence, one DNA window encodes the following:
- the LOC107771007 gene encoding protein DETOXIFICATION 45, chloroplastic-like isoform X2: MAALKLSGAVKIGTSSRECARRTLKKVFLVKTSTRNNYLGSRFVKRSRLNSVVKNCGLVSDGHSVDSSNLEEKFGSTRDQLLTEGAIALSGTSTEQSPTQDVQTELIMLSLPAIAGQAIEPLAQLMETAYIGRMGALELASAGISVSIFNIISKVFNIPLLSVATSFVAEDISNKVFPETAERKALPSVSTALVLSAGIGVIEAAAMYLGTGPFLSIMGLSTDSTMRIPAEHFLKLRALGAPAVVLYLAVQGIFRGFKDTRTPVLCLGLGNLSAVFFFPIFMYIFQLGITGAAISTVLSQYIVAILMLWHLNKKTVLLLPSIKNLQFGGYLKSGGFLLGRTLAAVLTVTLSTSMAARLGAIPMAAHQICLQVWLSASLLADAQAASGQALIASSFARRDYSRVKLITHVALKTGLATGFLLAIILGLSFPSFAKCFTNDSQVLDIVRSGLLFVSASQPLNALAYIFDGLHYGVSDFPFAAISMMIVGALSSVFLLYATPIIGLPGVWSGLTIFMGLRSVAGFMRLSAKNGPWWFLQDSQENEVAIS; this comes from the exons ATGGCAGCTCTTAAGCTCTCAGGTGCAGTAAAGATTGGAACTAGTAGTAGGGAATGTGCAAGAAGAACCTTAAAGAAAGTTTTTCTAGTTAAGACTTCAACAAGGAATAATTATCTTGGATCAAGATTTGTGAAGAGGTCGAGATTGAACAGTGTTGTTAAGAATTGTGGGTTAGTGAGTGATGGACATTCTGTAGATTCTTCTAATCTTGAAGAAAAGTTTGGCTCAACTAGAGACCAACTCTTAACTGAAGGAGCAAT TGCATTGTCAGGAACTTCTACTGAACAATCCCCAACTCAGGATGTACAAACCGAGCTTATAATGCTTTCTTTGCCTGCTATTGCTGGTCAAGCAATTGAACCGTTGGCACAACTAATGGAGACAGCTTATATTGGACGAATGG GTGCATTGGAGTTGGCATCAGCTGGCATTTCTGTATCAATCTTTAACATAATATCGAAGGTGTTCAACATCCCTCTCCTGAGTGTGGCAACATCATTTGTGGCAGAAGACATCTCCAA CAAAGTGTTTCCTGAAACAGCTGAAAGAAAGGCACTTCCATCTGTCTCCACTGCCTTAGTTTTATCTGCTGGAATTGGTGTGATTGAAGCTGCAGCAATGTATCTGGGCACTGGACCATTTCTCAGCATCATGGGTTTATCAACG GATTCAACCATGCGTATTCCAGCAGAGCATTTTCTTAAACTTAGAGCGCTTGGTGCTCCAGCTGTTGTGCTTTATCTGGCTGTGCAAGGCATTTTTCGTGGTTTTAAGGACACAAGGACCCCTGTGTTATGTTTAG GGTTAGGGAATCTGTCAGCTGTATTTTTTTTCCCCATCTTCATGTATATTTTTCAACTGGGCATCACTGGTGCAGCCATTTCTACCGTCTTATCTCA ATACATTGTGGCCATTTTGATGTTATGGCATCTTAATAAAAAGACTGTATTGCTGCTGCCAAGCATTAAGAACTTGCAATTtggtggctatttaaaatctg GTGGTTTTCTTCTTGGGAGAACTCTAGCTGCTGTTCTTACAGTAACTTTGAGCACATCAATGGCGGCTCGATTAGGAGCAATACCCATGGCGGCCCATCAGATATGCTTGCAAGTATGGCTATCTGCCTCGCTATTGGCAGATGCCCAAGCTGCATCTGGTCAG GCTCTCATTGCAAGTTCGTTTGCAAGACGGGACTACAGCAGAGTTAAATTGATCACACATGTAGCTTTAAAG ACAGGATTAGCTACTGGGTTTTTGTTAGCCATTATTTTGGGTCTGTCCTTTCCTTCTTTTGCGAAGTGCTTCACAAACGACTCTCAAGTGCTAGATATCGTTAGATCTGGTTTACTG TTTGTCAGTGCCAGTCAACCCCTTAATGCTCTAGCCTATATCTTTGATGGGCTCCACTATGGTGTTTCAGATTTCCCATTTGCAGCTATCTCCATG ATGATCGTGGGTGCTCTCTCTTCAGTGTTTCTGCTTTATGCTACTCCTATAATTGGTCTTCCGGGAGTTTGGTCGGGTTTGACTATTTTCATGGGATTGCGCTCTGTGGCTGGTTTCATGAG ATTATCAGCGAAGAATGGTCCATGGTGGTTCTTACAGGACTCACAAGAAAATGAG GTTGCAATATCATAG
- the LOC107771007 gene encoding protein DETOXIFICATION 45, chloroplastic-like isoform X1: MAALKLSGAVKIGTSSRECARRTLKKVFLVKTSTRNNYLGSRFVKRSRLNSVVKNCGLVSDGHSVDSSNLEEKFGSTRDQLLTEGAIALSGTSTEQSPTQDVQTELIMLSLPAIAGQAIEPLAQLMETAYIGRMGALELASAGISVSIFNIISKVFNIPLLSVATSFVAEDISKYADENSAAAERKALPSVSTALVLSAGIGVIEAAAMYLGTGPFLSIMGLSTDSTMRIPAEHFLKLRALGAPAVVLYLAVQGIFRGFKDTRTPVLCLGLGNLSAVFFFPIFMYIFQLGITGAAISTVLSQYIVAILMLWHLNKKTVLLLPSIKNLQFGGYLKSGGFLLGRTLAAVLTVTLSTSMAARLGAIPMAAHQICLQVWLSASLLADAQAASGQALIASSFARRDYSRVKLITHVALKTGLATGFLLAIILGLSFPSFAKCFTNDSQVLDIVRSGLLFVSASQPLNALAYIFDGLHYGVSDFPFAAISMMIVGALSSVFLLYATPIIGLPGVWSGLTIFMGLRSVAGFMRLSAKNGPWWFLQDSQENEVAIS; this comes from the exons ATGGCAGCTCTTAAGCTCTCAGGTGCAGTAAAGATTGGAACTAGTAGTAGGGAATGTGCAAGAAGAACCTTAAAGAAAGTTTTTCTAGTTAAGACTTCAACAAGGAATAATTATCTTGGATCAAGATTTGTGAAGAGGTCGAGATTGAACAGTGTTGTTAAGAATTGTGGGTTAGTGAGTGATGGACATTCTGTAGATTCTTCTAATCTTGAAGAAAAGTTTGGCTCAACTAGAGACCAACTCTTAACTGAAGGAGCAAT TGCATTGTCAGGAACTTCTACTGAACAATCCCCAACTCAGGATGTACAAACCGAGCTTATAATGCTTTCTTTGCCTGCTATTGCTGGTCAAGCAATTGAACCGTTGGCACAACTAATGGAGACAGCTTATATTGGACGAATGG GTGCATTGGAGTTGGCATCAGCTGGCATTTCTGTATCAATCTTTAACATAATATCGAAGGTGTTCAACATCCCTCTCCTGAGTGTGGCAACATCATTTGTGGCAGAAGACATCTCCAAGTATGCTGATGAGAATTCAGCTGCAG CTGAAAGAAAGGCACTTCCATCTGTCTCCACTGCCTTAGTTTTATCTGCTGGAATTGGTGTGATTGAAGCTGCAGCAATGTATCTGGGCACTGGACCATTTCTCAGCATCATGGGTTTATCAACG GATTCAACCATGCGTATTCCAGCAGAGCATTTTCTTAAACTTAGAGCGCTTGGTGCTCCAGCTGTTGTGCTTTATCTGGCTGTGCAAGGCATTTTTCGTGGTTTTAAGGACACAAGGACCCCTGTGTTATGTTTAG GGTTAGGGAATCTGTCAGCTGTATTTTTTTTCCCCATCTTCATGTATATTTTTCAACTGGGCATCACTGGTGCAGCCATTTCTACCGTCTTATCTCA ATACATTGTGGCCATTTTGATGTTATGGCATCTTAATAAAAAGACTGTATTGCTGCTGCCAAGCATTAAGAACTTGCAATTtggtggctatttaaaatctg GTGGTTTTCTTCTTGGGAGAACTCTAGCTGCTGTTCTTACAGTAACTTTGAGCACATCAATGGCGGCTCGATTAGGAGCAATACCCATGGCGGCCCATCAGATATGCTTGCAAGTATGGCTATCTGCCTCGCTATTGGCAGATGCCCAAGCTGCATCTGGTCAG GCTCTCATTGCAAGTTCGTTTGCAAGACGGGACTACAGCAGAGTTAAATTGATCACACATGTAGCTTTAAAG ACAGGATTAGCTACTGGGTTTTTGTTAGCCATTATTTTGGGTCTGTCCTTTCCTTCTTTTGCGAAGTGCTTCACAAACGACTCTCAAGTGCTAGATATCGTTAGATCTGGTTTACTG TTTGTCAGTGCCAGTCAACCCCTTAATGCTCTAGCCTATATCTTTGATGGGCTCCACTATGGTGTTTCAGATTTCCCATTTGCAGCTATCTCCATG ATGATCGTGGGTGCTCTCTCTTCAGTGTTTCTGCTTTATGCTACTCCTATAATTGGTCTTCCGGGAGTTTGGTCGGGTTTGACTATTTTCATGGGATTGCGCTCTGTGGCTGGTTTCATGAG ATTATCAGCGAAGAATGGTCCATGGTGGTTCTTACAGGACTCACAAGAAAATGAG GTTGCAATATCATAG